The following are encoded together in the Scytonema millei VB511283 genome:
- a CDS encoding TetR/AcrR family transcriptional regulator codes for MPKIVDHDQYRKELLLKSFDLFAERGYGSITMRQLAQGLGVSTGTLYHYFPSKQALFLQLVEELDRQDLLNFLAEAGNPPTLTERIETMFNFVAKNEDNFCKQVLLWVEFYQQEKAELSRNKAFHSSWDKTTQAIADYLQVPDKAIADFVLNYLYGLLMRGIFETETISYPEQATLLSKILVAYLK; via the coding sequence ATGCCCAAGATTGTAGACCACGACCAATATCGTAAAGAACTGTTGCTCAAGAGTTTCGATCTATTTGCCGAAAGAGGCTACGGCTCGATCACCATGCGACAGTTAGCTCAAGGGTTGGGCGTGTCTACAGGGACGCTTTATCATTACTTTCCCAGCAAACAAGCCTTATTTCTTCAGTTGGTAGAAGAACTAGACAGACAAGACTTGCTCAACTTCTTGGCGGAGGCGGGAAATCCACCCACCTTAACAGAGCGAATTGAAACTATGTTCAATTTTGTAGCTAAAAATGAAGATAATTTTTGCAAGCAAGTTTTACTTTGGGTGGAATTCTACCAGCAGGAAAAAGCTGAATTGAGCAGAAATAAAGCTTTTCACAGCTCTTGGGACAAGACTACGCAGGCGATCGCCGACTATTTGCAAGTACCAGATAAAGCGATCGCGGATTTTGTCCTGAACTATCTTTACGGTTTATTAATGCGAGGAATATTTGAAACTGAAACAATTTCCTATCCAGA